The Pseudomonas sp. SCA2728.1_7 DNA segment CTCGCTCTCGTTCAGGCTATTGGCATGTCCATTGGTCTGGCGGGGCAGGGTGTTGCGTTCACTGGTGACTTTGGCTTCCATTTCGTCGCGGTATCCACTTTTGTGGCTGGTGCGATGTTCATGATGTGGCTGGGTGAGCAGATTACTGAGCGTGGTGTAGGCAACGGTATCTCGATGTTGATTTTTTCGGGTATCGTCGCCGGTCTTCCGAGAGCAATCGGGCAGTCTTTCGAGTCTGCGCGTCAGGGTGATATCAACATCTTCGCCTTGGTTGCCATCGGTTTGCTGGCAGTAGCGATTATCGGTTTCGTGGTGTTCATTGAGCGTGGTCAGCGTCGTATTGCTGTTCACTACGCCAAGCGTCAGCAGGGCCGCAAGGTTTTTGCTGCGCAGACAAGCCACCTGCCGCTTAAGGTGAACATGGCCGGTGTTATTCCGGCTATTTTCGCGAGCAGCATTTTGCTGTTCCCGGCTTCGTTGGGTGCCTGGTTCGGTCAGTCTGAAGGTATGGGCTGGTTGCAGGACATCTCGCAGTCGATCGCTCCTGGTCAGCCGTTGAATATTCTGCTGTTTAGTGCAGGGATTATTTTCTTCTGCTTCTTCTATACGGCGTTGATGTTCAATCCGAAAGACGTAGCGGAAAACCTGAAGAAGTCCGGTGCCTTTATTCCGGGCATCCGTCCAGGTGAGCAGTCTGCGCGCTATATTGATGGCGTTCTGACTCGCTTGACCATGTTCGGTGCTCTTTACATGACGGCCGTGTGCCTGTTGCCCCAGTTCCTGGTGGTTGCAGCAAACGTTCCGTTCTACCTTGGCGGGACCTCGTTGCTGATCGTGGTCGTGGTTGTGATGGACTTCATGTCCCAAGTACAATCGCACCTCGTTTCGCACCAGTACGAATCCCTGATGAAGAAAGCCAACCTGAAGGGTTACGGCAGCGGCATGTTGCGCTGAGTACCCATAAGGTTCGAGGAGTTGGTGATGAAAGTTCGTGCATCGGTGAAAAAGCTGTGCCGTAACTGCAAGATTATTCGCCGCGAAGGTGTTGTTCGAGTAATTTGCAGCGCGGAACCGCGTCACAAACAGCGCCAAGGCTGAGTGTGATCTGCTTGAAGCCCGGCAGCTAGTGCGCTGCCGGGTTGATTATTTGTTATTACAGCGATATTATCTCGCGCCCTATTTCTTGGCTTCCGGGGCGTAGGTAGCTGTCAATTGGAGTCCCACTGAATGGCCCGTATTGCAGGCGTTAACATTCCAGATAACAAGCACACTGTTATCTCGCTGACCTACATCTATGGTGTTGGTCGCACTACTGCGCAGAAAATTTGCGCAGAGACTGGGGTAAACCCAGCCGCAAAGATCAAAGATCTGAGCGACGAGCAGATTGAGCAGTTGCGTGGCGAAGTGGCGAAGTTCACCACTGAAGGTGACCTGCGTCGCGAAATCAACATGAAAATCAAGCGTTTGATGGACCTCGGTTGCTACCGTGGTCTGCGTCATCGTCGTGGTCTTCCAGTACGCGGTCAGCGTACCAAGACTAACGCGCGTACCCGTAAAGGTCCGCGTAAGCCGATCCGCAAGTAATCGCCCACGCGAATCGACAGGAAATTAATCATGGCAAAACCTGCTGCTCGTCCTCGTAAAAAAGTTAAAAAGACAGTGGTTGATGGCATCGCCCACATCCATGCTTCTTTTAACAACACCATCGTGACCATCACCGACCGTCAAGGTAACGCGCTTTCTTGGGCTACCTCCGGTGGTTCGGGTTTCCGCGGTTCCCGCAAGTCCACCCCGTTTGCTGCTCAAGTAGCTGCTGAACGTGCTGGTCAAGCTGCGCTGGAATATGGCCTGAAAAACCTCGACGTTAACGTCAAAGGTCCAGGTCCAGGTCGTGAGTCTGCTGTCCGTGCATTGAACGGCTGTGGCTATAAGATCGCCAGCATCACCGACGTGACGCCAATCCCGCACAACGGGTGCCGTCCGCCGAAGAAGCGCCGCGTGTAATCCAGGAGATTGTAAAGAATGGCTCGTTACATTGGTCCAAAATGCAAACTCGCTCGTCGCGAAGGCACCGATCTCTTCCTGAAGAGCGGCGTGCGCGCGATCGAATCGAAGTGCAACATTGAAGCAGCACCTGGTATCCACGGCCAACGCCGCGGTCGCCAGTCCGACTACGGCACCCAACTGCGTGAAAAGCAGAAGGTCCGTCGTATCTACGGCGTTCTCGAGCGTCAGTTCAGCGGCTACTACAAAGAAGCTGCTGGCAAGAAAGGTGCAACCGGTGAAAACCTGCTGCAACTGCTCGAATGCCGTCTGGACAACGTTGTATACCGTATGGGCTTTGGTTCGACTCGTGCCGAATCCCGTCAGCTGGTATCGCACAAGTCGATCAGCGTTAACGGTCAGACCGTAAACGTTCCGTCGTATCAGGTTCGTGCTGGTGACGTGGTTGCAGTTCGCGAGAAAGCAAAAAACCAACTTCGCATTGTCCAAGCTCTCGATCTGTGTGCCCAACGTGGCCGCGTAGAATGGGTAGAAGTAGACACTGAGAAGAAGTCGGGCGTTTTCAAGAACGTTCCTGCTCGCAGTGATCTGTCCGCCGACATCAACGAAAGCCTGATTGTCGAGCTCTACTCCAAGTAAGGGCTAGAAAATAGGTGCATCCATGCAGATTTCGGTAAATGAGTTCCTGACACCCCGCCACATTGATGTGCAGGTTGTCAGTCCAACCCGCGCCAAGATCACTCTCGAGCCTCTCGAGCGTGGTTTTGGCCACACCCTGGGCAACGCGCTGCGACGCATCCTGTTGTCCTCAATGCCCGGCTGCGCAGTAGTCGAGGCCGAGATTGACGGTGTGCTCCACGAGTACAGCGCCATCGAAGGTGTACAGGAAGACGTAATTGAAATCCTGTTGAACCTTAAAGGTCTGGCCATCAAGCTGCACGGTCGTGACGAAGTTACGCTGACCTTGTCGAAGAAGGGTTCGGGGGTGGTTACCGCTGCCGATATTCAGCTGGATCATGATGTCGAGATCGTTAATCCCGATCACGTAATCGCTAACCTGGCGTCTAACGGCGCCCTGAACATGAAGCTCACCGTAGCTCGTGGTCGTGGTTATGAACCAGCCGACTCGCGTCAGAGCGATGAAGATGAAAGCCGCAGCATCGGTCGCTTGCAGCTTGACTCTTCGTTCAGCCCGGTTCGCCGTATCGCATACGTGGTGGAAAACGCCCGTGTCGAGCAGCGTACCAACCTGGACAAGCTGGTTATTGATCTGGAAACCAACGGTACTCTGGATCCTGAAGAGGCTATCCGCCGCGCTGCAACCATCCTGCAACAGCAGTTGGCTGCGTTCGTCGACCTCAAAGGTGACAGTGAGCCAGTGGTTGTCGAGCAGGAAGACGAGATCGATCCGATCCTGCTTCGCCCGGTTGACGATCTGGAACTGACTGTACGTTCGGCTAACTGCCTTAAGGCGGAAAACATCTACTACATCGGTGACCTGATTCAGCGTACCGAAGTAGAGCTGTTGAAGACTCCGAACCTTGGCAAGAAATCCTTGACTGAAATCAAGGACGTTCTGGCCTCCCGCGGTCTGTCCCTCGGCATGCGCCTCGACAACTGGCCGCCTGCAAGTCTTAAGAAGGACGACAAGGCGACTGCCTGATCGTCGTAATCACCGAACGTAGTGTTTGGTAAGGAATGAACCATGCGTCATCGTAAAAGTGGTCGTCACCTGAGCCGCACCAGCTCGCACCGCAAGGCCATGTTCCAGAACATGGCGGTGTCGCTGTTCGAGCACGAGCTGATCAAAACTACTCTGCCAAAAGCCAAAGAACTGCGTCGCGTTGCTGAGCCGCTGATCACTCTGGCCAAGACAGATAGCCTGGCTAACCGCCGTCTGGCTTTCGACCGTACTCGTTCGAAAGCTATCGTTGGTAAGCTCTTCAACGACCTGGGCAAGCGTTACGCTACCCGTGAGGGTGGCTACCTGCGCATCCTCAAGTGCGGTTTCCGCGCTGGCGACAACGCGCCTATGGCGTACGTCGAGTTGGTTGATCGTGCTACTGCCGGCGAAGCTGTATCCGCCGAGTAAGACGTCAGTCTGAAACAAAGAACCGGGCCTAGTGCCCGGTTTTTTGTGCCTGCAAGAAAATGCGCTGTTCATACAAGCTTCTGACATGTCTCTGTTGTCACTATGTGCTGGGAAACATAATTAGTAATTATCTATCGATGTCTGCAAGTTAATGAATTTGTAGCTATCACATGGATGATCGATACTTCCCGACAAGCCGATTAGCCGGCAGTTTCAAGACTGACAGAGGAAGAAGACCGTATGAGCCAGATCAAAACGCTTACGACCGCCAGTGGCGCACCTGTCGCTGATAACCAGAATTCTCGCTCCGCCGGCCCGCGTGGCCCGCTGCTGCTCGACGACTTTCATCTGATCGAGAAGCTCGCCCACTTCAATCGGGAAAACATCCCTGAGCGTCGTGTTCACGCTAAAGGCTCAGGTGCTTACGGCACGTTTACCGTGACCCGCGACATCACCGAATACACCAGCGCCAAGTTGTTTGAATCTGTCGGTAAACAAACCCCGACGTTTTTGCGATTCTCCACGGTAGGCGGCGAACGCGGCTCTGCCGACACCGAGCGTGATCCGCGCGGTTTTGCATTGAAGTTCTACACCGAAGAAGGCAACTGGGACATTGTTGGCAACAACACGCCGGTGTTCTTCATCCGTGATCCACTGAAGTTCCCTGATTTCATTCACACGCAAAAACGTCTGCCGCAAAGCAACCTGAAAAGCGCGCAGATGATGTGGGACTTCTGGTCGCATTCGCCCGAGGCGCTGCACCAGGTCACCATTCTGTTCTCCGACCGTGGCATTCCTGACGGCTACCGCCACATGCACGGCTTCGGCAGCCACACCTACAGCCTGATCAGCGCAAAAGGTGAGCGTCACTGGGTGAAATGGCACTACAAGACCAAACAAGGCATCAAGAATCTGGCTCCGGCCGATGCTGCGCGGTTGGCTGGCACCGATCCGGATTACGCCCAGCGTGATCTGTTCGAAGCGATCGAGCGCGGTGAATTCCCGAAATGGCGCGTATGCATCCAGATCATGACCGAAGCTCAGGCGGCGGCACATTACGAGAATCCTTTTGATGTCACCAAAACCTGGTCGCAGAAAGAATTCCCGTTGATCGAGGTGGGTGAGTTG contains these protein-coding regions:
- the rpsK gene encoding 30S ribosomal protein S11 is translated as MAKPAARPRKKVKKTVVDGIAHIHASFNNTIVTITDRQGNALSWATSGGSGFRGSRKSTPFAAQVAAERAGQAALEYGLKNLDVNVKGPGPGRESAVRALNGCGYKIASITDVTPIPHNGCRPPKKRRV
- the secY gene encoding preprotein translocase subunit SecY, which codes for MAKQGALSALGKGGMSELWARLRFLFLAIIVYRIGAHIPVPGINPDRLADLFRQNEGTILSLFNMFSGGALERMSIFALGIMPYISASIIMQLMTAVSPQLEQLKKEGEAGRRKISQYTRYGTVILALVQAIGMSIGLAGQGVAFTGDFGFHFVAVSTFVAGAMFMMWLGEQITERGVGNGISMLIFSGIVAGLPRAIGQSFESARQGDINIFALVAIGLLAVAIIGFVVFIERGQRRIAVHYAKRQQGRKVFAAQTSHLPLKVNMAGVIPAIFASSILLFPASLGAWFGQSEGMGWLQDISQSIAPGQPLNILLFSAGIIFFCFFYTALMFNPKDVAENLKKSGAFIPGIRPGEQSARYIDGVLTRLTMFGALYMTAVCLLPQFLVVAANVPFYLGGTSLLIVVVVVMDFMSQVQSHLVSHQYESLMKKANLKGYGSGMLR
- the rpsD gene encoding 30S ribosomal protein S4, which produces MARYIGPKCKLARREGTDLFLKSGVRAIESKCNIEAAPGIHGQRRGRQSDYGTQLREKQKVRRIYGVLERQFSGYYKEAAGKKGATGENLLQLLECRLDNVVYRMGFGSTRAESRQLVSHKSISVNGQTVNVPSYQVRAGDVVAVREKAKNQLRIVQALDLCAQRGRVEWVEVDTEKKSGVFKNVPARSDLSADINESLIVELYSK
- a CDS encoding catalase — protein: MSQIKTLTTASGAPVADNQNSRSAGPRGPLLLDDFHLIEKLAHFNRENIPERRVHAKGSGAYGTFTVTRDITEYTSAKLFESVGKQTPTFLRFSTVGGERGSADTERDPRGFALKFYTEEGNWDIVGNNTPVFFIRDPLKFPDFIHTQKRLPQSNLKSAQMMWDFWSHSPEALHQVTILFSDRGIPDGYRHMHGFGSHTYSLISAKGERHWVKWHYKTKQGIKNLAPADAARLAGTDPDYAQRDLFEAIERGEFPKWRVCIQIMTEAQAAAHYENPFDVTKTWSQKEFPLIEVGELELNRNPQNYFAEVEQAAFGPSNMVPGVGLSPDRMLQGRVFAYADAHRYRVGTNHQQLPVNAPLSPVNTYQRDGSMAFGSNGGAAPNYEPNSYTEAPKQAPRYAEPALALSGAADRYDHREDTDYYSHAGALFRLMSDEQRALLVSNIAGAMSGVSSDVVDRQLQHFYKADPAYGEAIAKLLNVQLNEV
- the rpoA gene encoding DNA-directed RNA polymerase subunit alpha; this translates as MQISVNEFLTPRHIDVQVVSPTRAKITLEPLERGFGHTLGNALRRILLSSMPGCAVVEAEIDGVLHEYSAIEGVQEDVIEILLNLKGLAIKLHGRDEVTLTLSKKGSGVVTAADIQLDHDVEIVNPDHVIANLASNGALNMKLTVARGRGYEPADSRQSDEDESRSIGRLQLDSSFSPVRRIAYVVENARVEQRTNLDKLVIDLETNGTLDPEEAIRRAATILQQQLAAFVDLKGDSEPVVVEQEDEIDPILLRPVDDLELTVRSANCLKAENIYYIGDLIQRTEVELLKTPNLGKKSLTEIKDVLASRGLSLGMRLDNWPPASLKKDDKATA
- the rplQ gene encoding 50S ribosomal protein L17; the protein is MRHRKSGRHLSRTSSHRKAMFQNMAVSLFEHELIKTTLPKAKELRRVAEPLITLAKTDSLANRRLAFDRTRSKAIVGKLFNDLGKRYATREGGYLRILKCGFRAGDNAPMAYVELVDRATAGEAVSAE
- the rpmJ gene encoding 50S ribosomal protein L36, yielding MKVRASVKKLCRNCKIIRREGVVRVICSAEPRHKQRQG
- the rpsM gene encoding 30S ribosomal protein S13, yielding MARIAGVNIPDNKHTVISLTYIYGVGRTTAQKICAETGVNPAAKIKDLSDEQIEQLRGEVAKFTTEGDLRREINMKIKRLMDLGCYRGLRHRRGLPVRGQRTKTNARTRKGPRKPIRK